A genomic segment from Actinomadura hallensis encodes:
- a CDS encoding MaoC/PaaZ C-terminal domain-containing protein produces MTAAKTAHSVGDQVPPLERTITFPEMIAYAGATWDWYRLHYDLDFVRAKKLPGVVVDGQVFGALLVEQIQDWLGPRCFVRTLEFTFKSLVFADETVRCEGTVTGVGDDHLDLDLRVVVVGDDGETDRVAVAPASARVLLGTVDGPGAKAAAERPGGEKADGKEAS; encoded by the coding sequence ATGACCGCCGCGAAGACCGCGCACAGCGTCGGGGACCAGGTCCCGCCGCTGGAGCGCACGATCACGTTCCCGGAGATGATCGCCTACGCGGGGGCCACCTGGGACTGGTACCGCCTGCACTACGACCTCGACTTCGTCAGGGCGAAGAAGCTGCCCGGCGTGGTCGTGGACGGCCAGGTCTTCGGCGCGCTGCTGGTCGAGCAGATCCAGGACTGGCTGGGCCCCCGGTGCTTCGTCCGCACCCTGGAGTTCACCTTCAAGTCGCTGGTGTTCGCGGACGAGACCGTCCGCTGCGAGGGGACGGTCACCGGGGTCGGAGACGACCACCTCGACCTCGACCTGCGGGTGGTCGTCGTCGGCGACGACGGCGAGACGGACCGCGTCGCCGTCGCTCCGGCGAGCGCGCGGGTCCTGCTCGGCACCGTCGACGGGCCGGGCGCCAAGGCCGCCGCGGAGAGGCCGGGCGGGGAGAAGGCTGACGGGAAGGAGGCGTCATGA
- a CDS encoding Zn-ribbon domain-containing OB-fold protein: protein MTVSESFKPDVPAPDEITGPWWDATKEHRLVLQRCARCVREERAGVQHPPRALCVHCGSDELEWAESGGTGVVDSFTVVHRAPRPELAVPYVIARVRLDEGPVLLTRLQEREPDAWSIDDRVRVAWVDLDDGRALPVFVPDAAPAHETEKGS, encoded by the coding sequence ATGACCGTCTCCGAATCCTTCAAGCCCGACGTTCCCGCGCCCGACGAGATCACTGGCCCCTGGTGGGACGCCACGAAGGAGCACCGCCTCGTCCTCCAGAGGTGCGCGCGGTGCGTGCGGGAGGAGCGGGCGGGCGTCCAGCATCCGCCCCGCGCGCTGTGCGTCCACTGCGGTTCGGACGAGCTGGAGTGGGCCGAGTCCGGGGGGACGGGGGTCGTGGACTCCTTCACGGTCGTGCACCGCGCGCCGCGCCCGGAGCTCGCCGTCCCGTACGTCATCGCCCGGGTCCGGCTGGACGAGGGGCCCGTCCTCCTCACGCGTCTCCAGGAGCGGGAGCCGGACGCGTGGAGCATCGACGACCGGGTCCGCGTGGCCTGGGTCGACCTCGACGACGGGCGCGCCCTGCCGGTGTTCGTCCCCGACGCGGCGCCGGCCCACGAGACCGAGAAAGGCAGTTAG
- a CDS encoding acyl-CoA dehydrogenase family protein — translation MDFQLSEEQREFRAVLREFVDNEIIPVARDWEQSGRYPTEIVKGMREMGLFGITIPEQYGGLDLDPVSFALVFEEIARGWMGIAGILGSHSLACRMIAMRGTEEQKKRYLPGLASGERRTGIGLTEPDAGTDLQGIRTTARLEGDHYVVNGTKMWITNARYADPLPVLVKTDPTATPAHKGMSILLVDAGSEGYEITKDIPKLGYKGTESCEIVLDNVRVPKENLLGGVEGRGMQHALSALEWGRVNIAARSVGIAQRAHDEALAYAGQRKAFGKPIGEFQAVQLQLATMATQLQAARLMAYFAADAVRRGRADGETGMAKIFCSEVALQASIEAMKVHGGYGYSTEYEVERLYRDAILMSIGEGTNDVLRTVVAKSLLRGETVVR, via the coding sequence GTGGATTTCCAGCTGAGCGAGGAGCAGCGCGAGTTCCGCGCCGTCCTGCGCGAGTTCGTCGACAACGAGATCATCCCGGTCGCGCGGGACTGGGAGCAGTCCGGCCGCTACCCCACCGAGATCGTCAAGGGGATGCGGGAGATGGGGCTGTTCGGGATCACGATCCCGGAGCAGTACGGCGGCCTGGACCTGGACCCCGTCTCGTTCGCGCTCGTCTTCGAGGAGATCGCGCGCGGCTGGATGGGCATCGCCGGGATCCTGGGCAGCCACTCGCTCGCCTGCCGCATGATCGCGATGCGCGGCACCGAGGAGCAGAAGAAGAGGTACCTGCCGGGCCTGGCGTCCGGCGAGCGCCGCACCGGCATCGGCCTCACCGAACCGGACGCGGGCACCGACCTGCAGGGCATCCGCACCACGGCCCGGCTCGAGGGCGACCACTACGTCGTCAACGGGACCAAGATGTGGATCACCAACGCCAGGTACGCGGACCCGCTGCCCGTGCTGGTGAAGACCGACCCGACCGCGACCCCGGCGCACAAGGGCATGAGCATCCTGCTCGTGGACGCCGGCTCCGAGGGCTACGAGATCACCAAGGACATTCCGAAGCTCGGTTACAAGGGCACGGAGTCCTGCGAGATCGTTCTCGACAATGTGCGGGTGCCGAAGGAGAACCTGCTCGGCGGCGTCGAGGGCAGGGGCATGCAGCACGCGCTCTCCGCGCTGGAGTGGGGCCGGGTGAACATCGCCGCCCGCTCGGTCGGCATCGCCCAGCGCGCCCACGACGAGGCGCTCGCCTACGCGGGGCAGCGCAAGGCGTTCGGCAAGCCGATCGGCGAGTTCCAGGCGGTCCAGCTGCAGCTCGCCACGATGGCGACCCAGCTCCAGGCCGCGCGGCTCATGGCGTACTTCGCGGCGGACGCGGTCCGGCGGGGCCGCGCCGACGGGGAGACCGGCATGGCGAAGATCTTCTGCTCCGAGGTCGCGCTGCAGGCGTCGATCGAGGCGATGAAGGTCCACGGCGGCTACGGCTACTCCACCGAGTACGAGGTGGAGCGGCTCTACCGCGACGCGATCCTGATGAGCATCGGCGAGGGCACCAACGACGTCCTGCGGACGGTGGTGGCCAAGTCCCTGCTCCGCGGCGAGACGGTGGTGCGATGA
- a CDS encoding acetyl-CoA acetyltransferase — MSTGVAIVGAAESDLGVTNRSILGLQAQAVSRALDDAGLTLRDVDGIATTGVSRFSATQLADYFGIEPRWTDSTFAGGSAFEMFVARAVQAIQAGQAETVVISFASNQRSARSRSLGGVVEDHTPEAQFETPYGPLYPLSYYAMAAQRYLHTYGKTREQLAEIAVAAREWALLNPAAFRYGKGPLTADDVVGSAMISSPLTALDSCLVTDGGGAVVLTSAERARDLRRRPVEVLGYGERTTNTSMTAVPDLTVTGAAGSGADAFARAGVTPADIDVVQVYDSFTITVALTLEGLGFCGRGEALDWIAGGRIRPGGDFPLNTSGGGLSYCHPGQFGILLLVEAVRQLRGECGDRQVPDARLAVAHGTGGILSTHATVVLGVDA; from the coding sequence ATGAGCACGGGCGTCGCGATCGTCGGCGCCGCCGAGTCCGACCTCGGCGTGACGAACCGCTCGATCCTCGGGCTCCAGGCACAAGCGGTCTCCCGGGCGCTGGACGACGCGGGGCTCACCCTCCGCGACGTCGACGGCATCGCCACGACCGGGGTGTCGCGGTTCTCGGCGACCCAGCTCGCCGACTACTTCGGGATCGAGCCCCGCTGGACGGACTCGACGTTCGCGGGCGGCTCGGCGTTCGAGATGTTCGTGGCCCGCGCCGTGCAGGCCATCCAGGCGGGACAGGCCGAGACCGTCGTGATCAGCTTCGCGTCGAACCAGCGGTCGGCGCGGTCGCGCTCGCTCGGCGGCGTGGTCGAGGACCACACGCCCGAGGCGCAGTTCGAGACGCCGTACGGGCCGCTGTACCCGCTGTCGTACTACGCGATGGCGGCGCAGCGATACCTGCACACGTACGGGAAGACGCGCGAGCAGCTCGCCGAGATCGCCGTGGCGGCGCGGGAGTGGGCACTGCTCAACCCCGCCGCGTTCCGCTACGGCAAGGGCCCGCTCACCGCCGACGACGTGGTCGGCTCGGCGATGATCTCCAGCCCGCTGACCGCGCTGGACAGCTGCCTCGTCACCGACGGCGGCGGCGCGGTCGTCCTCACCTCGGCGGAGCGCGCCCGCGACCTGCGCCGCAGGCCCGTCGAGGTACTCGGGTACGGCGAGCGCACGACCAACACCTCGATGACCGCGGTGCCCGACCTGACCGTCACGGGAGCGGCCGGCTCCGGCGCCGACGCGTTCGCCCGCGCCGGTGTGACGCCCGCCGACATCGACGTCGTGCAGGTGTACGACTCGTTCACCATCACGGTCGCGCTGACGCTGGAGGGGCTCGGCTTCTGCGGCCGGGGTGAGGCCCTCGACTGGATCGCGGGCGGCCGCATCAGGCCCGGCGGCGACTTCCCGCTCAACACCTCGGGCGGCGGGCTGTCCTACTGCCACCCGGGCCAGTTCGGAATCCTCCTGCTGGTCGAGGCGGTGCGGCAGCTGCGCGGCGAGTGCGGGGACCGGCAGGTCCCGGACGCGCGGCTCGCAGTCGCCCACGGCACCGGCGGGATCCTGTCGACGCACGCCACGGTGGTCCTGGGGGTGGACGCATGA
- a CDS encoding FAS1-like dehydratase domain-containing protein yields the protein MTLLTDEIRGLVGRRKAYTAPEPLGAAAGRYFGLAIGDHNPLYSDPEYARAQGLPDVTAPPTLICETNQYANLPIDPDGHAGHSWGIDIPGTRQVRGGNRYVFHRRVRPTDVITATWEITDVAAKKNRAGADMLIITSRATYTQQDGDLLAENEETIIFVSLEAGG from the coding sequence ATGACGCTGCTCACCGACGAGATCCGCGGGCTCGTCGGGCGCAGGAAGGCCTACACCGCGCCCGAGCCGCTCGGCGCCGCCGCCGGGCGCTACTTCGGCCTGGCGATCGGCGACCACAACCCGCTGTACTCCGACCCCGAGTACGCGCGGGCGCAGGGCCTGCCCGACGTGACCGCGCCGCCGACGCTGATCTGCGAGACCAACCAGTACGCGAACCTGCCGATCGACCCGGACGGCCACGCGGGCCACAGCTGGGGCATCGACATCCCCGGCACCCGGCAGGTGCGCGGCGGCAACCGCTACGTGTTCCACCGCCGCGTCCGCCCCACCGACGTGATCACCGCGACCTGGGAGATCACCGACGTGGCCGCCAAGAAGAACCGGGCGGGCGCGGACATGCTGATCATCACGTCCCGCGCGACCTACACGCAGCAGGACGGGGATCTGCTCGCCGAGAACGAGGAGACCATCATCTTCGTGTCGCTGGAGGCGGGAGGATGA